Proteins encoded by one window of Blautia argi:
- a CDS encoding type II toxin-antitoxin system HicB family antitoxin: protein MKFIYPAVFRKTEDGTYEGHFPDLECCYAKGDTLEDAVDNANEAAYNWLSLELSEEDCNLPSVSDESDMDLQDGDVVRNISVNIRFYEGWDE, encoded by the coding sequence ATGAAATTTATATATCCTGCGGTTTTCCGCAAAACAGAAGACGGAACATATGAGGGGCATTTCCCTGACCTGGAATGCTGCTATGCAAAAGGCGACACCCTGGAAGACGCAGTAGACAATGCCAACGAGGCTGCTTATAACTGGCTGAGCCTGGAGCTTTCGGAAGAAGACTGCAATCTTCCTTCCGTGTCAGATGAAAGTGATATGGATTTGCAGGACGGAGATGTGGTACGGAATATTTCCGTAAATATCCGATTCTATGAAGGCTGGGACGAATGA
- a CDS encoding class I SAM-dependent DNA methyltransferase, protein MGSYESFARVYDLFMDNIPYDEWCGYLIGLLKEYNIDDGLVLELGCGTGSVTERLSAAGYDMIGIDNSMDMLEIAMEKKEESGKDILYLLQDMREFELYGTVKAVVSICDSMNYITEEEDLLEVFRLVNNYLDPRGIFIFDMNTKYKYEEILGENTIAENREDASFIWDNYYDEEEQINEYELALFIPEEHKDEVLYRKYEEVHYQRAYDLEVVKGLLEQAGMEFVTVYDAFTRKAPGADSQRVYIIAREKGKHPEK, encoded by the coding sequence ATGGGTTCTTACGAAAGTTTTGCAAGGGTATATGACTTATTTATGGACAATATCCCCTATGACGAATGGTGTGGCTATCTCATCGGACTGCTGAAGGAATATAATATAGACGATGGGCTTGTGCTGGAACTGGGCTGCGGCACCGGAAGCGTGACAGAGCGGCTGTCTGCGGCGGGATATGACATGATAGGGATAGACAATTCCATGGATATGCTGGAAATTGCCATGGAAAAAAAGGAAGAGAGTGGGAAAGATATCCTCTATCTTCTTCAGGATATGCGGGAGTTTGAGCTTTATGGAACTGTGAAGGCTGTGGTGTCTATTTGCGACAGTATGAATTATATTACAGAAGAGGAAGATCTTTTGGAAGTCTTTCGTCTTGTGAATAATTATCTGGATCCGAGAGGTATTTTCATTTTTGACATGAATACAAAGTATAAATATGAGGAGATTCTGGGGGAAAATACCATCGCGGAAAACAGGGAGGACGCCAGCTTTATCTGGGATAATTATTATGATGAGGAAGAGCAGATCAATGAATACGAGTTGGCTCTGTTTATTCCAGAGGAACATAAGGACGAAGTGCTGTACCGGAAATATGAGGAAGTGCATTATCAGAGAGCCTATGACCTGGAAGTTGTAAAGGGGCTTTTGGAACAGGCGGGAATGGAATTTGTCACAGTTTATGACGCCTTTACACGGAAGGCTCCGGGGGCAGACAGCCAGAGAGTGTATATTATAGCCAGAGAAAAAGGCAAACACCCGGAAAAATAA
- the hslO gene encoding Hsp33 family molecular chaperone HslO has product MGDYIVRATAANSQIRAFAATTRDLVEYARAAHNTSPVATAALGRLLTGGAMMGVMMKGEKDLLTLQVKAGGPLNGMTVTADSKGNVKGYVGNPNVVLHANDKGKLDVAGAVGVGFMNVIKDMGLKEPYMGQTVLQTSEIAEDLTYYFATSEQVPSSVGLGVLMEKDNTVKQAGGFIIQLMPFTEEAVISQLEESLKDITSVTALLEEGHTPESLLETILKGFDVEFTEKIPTQFYCNCSKERLERALISIGKKDIQEMIDDGESIEMNCHFCNKNYNFTVEELKKILKECKR; this is encoded by the coding sequence ATGGGAGATTATATAGTAAGAGCAACTGCGGCAAACAGCCAGATTCGTGCGTTTGCGGCAACAACAAGAGATTTGGTGGAGTATGCAAGAGCCGCCCATAACACAAGTCCGGTAGCAACAGCAGCCTTGGGACGCCTTTTGACAGGCGGCGCCATGATGGGCGTTATGATGAAGGGAGAGAAGGACCTTCTGACCTTGCAGGTAAAGGCAGGCGGCCCCTTAAACGGCATGACTGTGACAGCGGATTCCAAAGGAAACGTAAAGGGCTATGTAGGGAATCCGAATGTGGTGCTTCACGCCAATGACAAAGGGAAACTGGACGTTGCAGGAGCGGTAGGCGTTGGTTTTATGAATGTAATTAAGGATATGGGATTAAAAGAGCCTTATATGGGACAGACGGTTCTGCAGACCAGTGAAATTGCCGAGGATTTGACCTATTACTTCGCAACCAGCGAGCAGGTTCCCTCCTCTGTAGGACTGGGGGTTTTAATGGAAAAGGACAACACGGTAAAACAGGCAGGCGGTTTCATTATTCAGCTCATGCCTTTTACAGAGGAGGCGGTTATCAGCCAGTTGGAGGAAAGCCTGAAAGATATCACTTCCGTAACGGCTCTGCTGGAAGAGGGACACACACCGGAAAGTCTTCTTGAAACCATTTTAAAGGGCTTTGATGTGGAATTTACAGAAAAAATCCCCACACAGTTTTATTGTAACTGTTCCAAAGAACGGCTAGAAAGAGCCTTAATCAGTATCGGAAAAAAAGACATTCAGGAAATGATTGACGATGGAGAAAGCATTGAGATGAACTGTCATTTCTGTAATAAGAATTATAACTTTACCGTGGAAGAACTGAAAAAAATTCTGAAGGAATGTAAACGATAA